Within Candidatus Binatia bacterium, the genomic segment CTATACGACGCTACATGACGGAGCTGGTGGATGCGCCCGGCAGACGGCCTCCCCCCAATCATGGGTGTCTTCGTCTTCAATCATGGGTGTCTTCGTCTTCATGCTCGACTGGGGCTGGGGCGTCGACGCGCTGCTCGGATCCGAGACCCGCAAGCACGAGGATCTCGATCTGGTCGTCGATTTAGCAGACGTCCAGGATATCCAGGCCGCTCTTTACCCGCTCGGCTTCTCCATGCACGAGGATCACCTCCCGGTCCGCTTTGTTCTTCGGTCTCGGGCAGGAGCGCAGCTCGATTTTCACACGGTCACGTTCGACGACGAGGGTGGCGGCCTGCAACCGCAACCGAACGGGGGTGTTTTTCGCTACCCGCCGGAAGGCTTCGTGGCGGGCCGCGTCGAAGGCCGCGAGGTGCGGTGCATTGGGCCAGAGGTTCAGATTCTCTGCCACCTCGGGTACGAACCC encodes:
- a CDS encoding amino acid transporter — translated: MGVFVFMLDWGWGVDALLGSETRKHEDLDLVVDLADVQDIQAALYPLGFSMHEDHLPVRFVLRSRAGAQLDFHTVTFDDEGGGLQPQPNGGVFRYPPEGFVAGRVEGREVRCIGPEVQILCHLGYEPTTKDARDVLALCREFGLAIPTAYAGFAGRSAG